Proteins encoded together in one Magnetococcales bacterium window:
- a CDS encoding NADH:flavin oxidoreductase: MTTTLEPLFRPFTIKNLTLPNRLVMAPMTRSFCPGGVPGEDVADYYRKRVEGGIGLILTEGVVIDHPASSGYPSCPNLHDAAAQRGWREVIRRVHQAGGRIMPQIWHVGLARQPGMEPDPAVPGCGPSAVALEAGAHPGVELSVPEIHRIVAAYAEAARNAKECGFDGVEIHGAHGYLIDQFFWEQTNRRQDDYGGSFDKRLRFGVEVIEAVRRAVGQDFVVVFRFSQWKPTDFAAKLAPTPELLQRFLTPLSEAGVDLFHASSRRYWEGEFPGSTENIAAWTRRLTGKPCITVGSIGLADVNWSGSASTGVEELVRRFENGEFDLAAVGRILLSDPQWANKMRRGALDEVLPYTKEALKRLV, encoded by the coding sequence GTGACCACCACCCTGGAGCCCCTGTTTCGCCCCTTCACCATCAAGAACCTGACCCTGCCCAACCGGCTGGTGATGGCTCCCATGACCCGCTCCTTCTGTCCCGGCGGCGTGCCCGGCGAGGATGTGGCCGACTATTACCGCAAACGGGTGGAAGGGGGCATCGGCCTGATCCTCACCGAAGGGGTGGTCATCGACCATCCGGCCTCCAGCGGCTATCCGAGTTGCCCCAACCTGCACGATGCGGCGGCGCAACGCGGATGGCGGGAGGTGATCCGCCGCGTTCATCAGGCGGGAGGACGCATCATGCCCCAGATCTGGCATGTCGGTCTGGCCCGGCAGCCGGGCATGGAGCCCGATCCCGCCGTTCCCGGTTGCGGCCCCTCCGCCGTGGCTTTGGAGGCGGGGGCCCATCCGGGGGTGGAACTCTCGGTGCCGGAGATCCACCGCATCGTCGCCGCCTACGCCGAGGCGGCCCGCAACGCCAAGGAGTGCGGCTTCGACGGCGTGGAGATCCACGGCGCTCACGGCTATCTCATCGACCAGTTCTTCTGGGAACAGACCAATCGCCGCCAGGACGACTACGGCGGCAGCTTCGACAAGCGCCTGCGTTTCGGCGTGGAGGTGATCGAGGCGGTGCGCCGGGCGGTGGGCCAGGATTTCGTGGTGGTATTCCGCTTCTCCCAATGGAAACCCACCGACTTCGCCGCCAAACTGGCCCCGACCCCGGAGCTGCTGCAACGCTTTCTGACCCCCCTTTCGGAAGCGGGGGTGGATCTCTTCCACGCCAGCAGCCGGCGTTACTGGGAGGGGGAATTTCCCGGCTCCACGGAAAACATTGCCGCCTGGACCCGTCGATTGACCGGCAAACCCTGCATCACCGTGGGCAGCATCGGGCTGGCGGATGTCAACTGGTCCGGCTCGGCCTCCACCGGGGTGGAGGAGCTGGTGCGGCGTTTTGAAAACGGGGAGTTCGATCTGGCGGCGGTGGGACGGATCCTGCTCTCCGATCCGCAGTGGGCCAACAAGATGCGCCGGGGCGCCCTCGACGAGGTGCTGCCCTATACCAAGGAGGCGTTGAAGCGGTTGGTGTGA